DNA from Lineus longissimus chromosome 7, tnLinLong1.2, whole genome shotgun sequence:
GCATAGATAAGCCTTGTGAAATGGAAGCCTCTGTGAATGAGTATATCGATGATGTTAATTCCGCCATTCACCAGGCCTGTAGTGAAGCTGGATGTACTAGGTCAAATGGTTTTAAACCCAGAAGGTTTTGGTGCCCGCAATTGGGAGAGTTGAGGCAGAAAAAACGTTTCTGGTGGAAACTCTGGGTACAGAACAACAGGCCACGACACGGTGCAGTTTTTGACTGTTGGAAAGCGGTGAAAAAACAATTTCGTAAGGCCTGCCGAAATGGATTGAATAATGCTGGTCAAATGAGAAACGAACGCTACAATAGGCTATTTAGAGACAGGAAAATGGatgttttttggaaaattaTGAAAAGAAAGAGGGGGGAAACCAGGGTATGAGACCTTATTGGCACAGGAGAGGGATGAGTGTGTCATATCCCCTGAGATGGTTAAGGAAATGATAAAAGCTCTTCCACGGAATACTGCTCCCGGTTGTGACGGAGTGACAACAGAACATTTACTGTATGGACTGTCAGAGGAATTATGCGACCATCTATCGGCCATTTACTCTTCCATTCTGACCTGGGGGGTCGTACCGCAGGTGTTCGCTATGGGAATTATTGTTCCAAATCTAAAGAAAACAACTCTGGATCCGAACTCGCCCAATAATTATCGCCCCGTGACCCTCAGCTCAATACACACCAAGTTGGTGGAGGGATTTATGATACCGGATGATGTGTCTaatgataatcagtttgggTTCAAATCTGGAATTGGAATAGAATTCGGCTGTTCATTAATGCATGATTTAGCAGCCCTTGCAAGTAGCGATGGGTCGCCTTTGTTTGTTTGTTCGCTAGATGCACAGAAATGCTTTGACAGCATTTGGCATGATGGCCTTTTTTACAAACTGTGGGATAAAATCCCTAATCATCACTGGTTCTTCTTGTATAGGTGGAATGGTAAAATGAAGGCGATGGTAAGATGGAATGGTGCTTGTAGTAGGGAGATAAGTGTGCTCCAGGCCCGGTATTCATATAACTTCCTAACATAGGTGCACCTAAGTTCTAGGTACCCTACCTATGGAGGTGGTCTGCCTAAAATTATATTCATAAAAGGTCCTAAGTACCCCACGTAACTTGGCAGTCCACCTATGCTGGTAGGTACACCACCTTATGCGTTGCTATGGCCTAATTCCTTTTATGTAATCAAAATTACAtggttttcattcattttgagcTTGCATCATACTGAAGTGTACAGTGTAAACTGTCTTGCTCCATGTGCTTAGGCGTATTGGTAGTCGATACCTTCTGAGAAATATGGCTGAAGGAAAGGATAACGGGAAGAAGAGAAAACCAAATTTCAGCGAGACGGAAAAATTAAGACTTATTGAGGCTTACGAACATGAGAAGGTGGTACTTAGTGCTAAATTCTCAACTAATGTGACATCACGAAAAAAGCATGAGGCATGGCAAAGGATTGCTGGCGCACTCAACAGCCGAAACACGTTGGTGCATCGAACAGTTGCAGAGATCCAAAAGAAATGGCAACATCTCACCAGCGCCGCTATGAAGGATGAGTACAGAAAACATAGAAAGGAAAGCCAAAAGACAGGTTTGTACCATTCTTCtatatttgattcatttttaGGTCATCTACCTTTAAGAAGTACATATATATAATTTGTTTACATATTGTCTAATGTACGCATTTCGCACATTTTTTGCTTTATCACGTGTTCAATTTACAGTTAACCCTTTCTTGACTGATGCAAAAAATAAGAAACAACTAATAATACTTGAAGATATTTGTTTCATCACTTCTTGTAGGAGGAGGACCACCGCCAAACGAACCGTCAATTATCTCAAAGAAGATTTACAGCCTGCTCGGGGAAGACGATCCTTCTTTATATGGAATCGAGGGTGGCATAGACAGTATGAATCCTTCTACAGAAATGGGGAAAGTACCAATCCCAGAAAAAGGAAGTTGCAGGTAATAtataaaaaagtgaaaagaatttaaaataaaacaaaataaaaaatctgaaataatcAAATTAACTAAAAAATTTCTTAGAAAATGCATTTATGGACAGTTCATGGTGTCATATTTGTTTATCATTCAGTCGCTCCACAACTCCCACGAGCCCGGCTCCAGACACAGCAGACCTTGGCACCGCAATAGAATCACCCGACGACGAAATACCTGGCCCAAGCTACAAATCTGCCCAGTGTAGCCACGTATCTGAAAATAACAGAAAGAGAAAGAGAGTTGCAGATGGTGATGCTGACCTACTTGTTTTGCAGAAGGAGCTATTAGTTCTAGAGAAGGAAAGAGCTACACTTGAAATAGAGAAATTAAAGCTTGAGAAACAAAAACTAGTTCTGGAAATTGAAATCTTAAACAGGAAAAAGAATGGTCATGGTTCTGAACATGAAACAGACCAGAGTGAAAATGTTGGCCGCATGGCAACATGGCCAACATATCCACCACCgagatacatgaacatgtaagaTAAATAGGTTACTGTACAACAAACTGAGTAACAGCAAGTATCATTATGTTCATGAAAATCCTGATGGGTTCATTTTCTACCCTGCATTATGATATCATAATTTACCGTGAGGTTGAATTAACGATTTACTTCCTACTGAATTGATCTATTACAATATTGtaatgaaaattatttttgaataaatatCCTAACTATTCCTGAAAATATTTAGTCTCGTCATTTATTTGTTGCTTTTAAGCCCCATTTGCCCGAGTAGTACCTTCTTGTCATACCATCATACAtgtttgatgttgttgataGGGCTACATCTACTTACATTTACTGGAAATGCATCTCATCGACAATATAATCTCGGACGGCACGACCACCATCtgcatcattaacaatgtcATCATCTGGTTGGGGCTGAATTACATCAGGTTCATCCTCAAAATCTGGCAGGCCATTATTTTTGGCAATGTTATGCAGAACAGCACAGGCTGCAATAACTTTGCATGCCTTTTGAGGCTTCATCCGTATCTCAAGGTGCAAGCAGTGAAATCGCCGTTTCCATTGCCCTATGCCCCTTTCAACTACATTACGGCTTCTCTTATGCGCCACGTTGTAATGGCGTTGTCCATCACCTTGTGGATGCAGGAAAGGTGTCATTAGCCAAGGTTTTTGTGGGTAGCCACTGTCGCCCAGTAGAACTTCATCTTGTATTCTTTGTTGCATATGTGGTGGAACTCCGCTTTCGCGCAGGATGACAGCAtgagttcgtatgacctcgttttcatttcccgcgtatcgggtgatcagaacgaggctagaatgaaacatggcgcctagctgtcaatcattgagtgacgtcactactatggaattcactacaaaaactcatgaatgaaagatcgcatgactcacgtgatcctcacatgattctcaataataacaaattgaactgcgcatgctcgggcactgggggcggagctacaaatctgaactcgaataggaagttggaagtttgactttctcgggcggtgaaagtcgaaaagttgaataaatcgctcggcggttccagttccctttaatgagCTTACACCGTGCATCCATGATAACTTGAGTATTAATCGAGTGGTAATTTTTTCGATTAACGAATCGTACCTCGTGGTCTGAAGGCGTAGCAATCCAAATGTGTGTTCCATCGACCGCGCCAATCACGCCTGGGAAATCAGCAATTTCATGGAAATCTGCAATGGCATTGGGAGTATTTTCTCGAGAAGGGAATCGGATTATCCTTGGCATCAAATGTACTAATGCCGAAGACACTTGAGACACAATGCGAGAAACAGATGGCTGTGAAATGTTCACAATGTCCCCACATACTTTCTGAAATGTTCCACACGAATAAAAACGAAGCACTACTAAGAGTTTCAAAACTGGAGGAATTGCATGATTCCGTAAGGTTGCACTTTCAATATCTTCTTGAATGAGATCCGTAACTTCTAAAATCGTTGGACGATCAAGCCTATATCGCTCGTACAGCTCATTATCATTGTACACATCTAGAGGGTGAAGTCGGTCACGAAATATTCTCTCGCGTCGAAAAGCTCTCCTTCTCTGTATTTCAATCTGCGCTCCTATCATTAGCACTGCCATTTTACACTGTATGGCACACAACTAACATTGATTTCCTCCTTTACCATAGTTTATACCACCTCGAGAGGTGTCCTATATCTAGGGGGATATATAGGCACCCTGCCAACGCTAAGATGTTTTATGAATATTATGACCTTATGATAGGTACCCCACTTAGGCGTCGAAATAGGTACCCCACCTACATTTATATCACTTAGGGAGTTATATGAATACGGGCCCAGGGAACTAGACAAGGGAGTAAACTCTCTCCTACTTTGTTTAAGATATTTCTGAATGATATGTTGTCTATGGTTACCGATGCCAAACGGGGTTTCTGTATTGGTGAGGACCATTACAATTCGACGGCTTATGCGGATGATGTAACGTTATCGAGCTTGACAGTCAGTGGTCTCCAAGAATTGATTGATGTATGTGGTCAATACTCCATAAGATGGCGTTTTAAATTCAATAAGATGAAATTCCGATGCCTCATTATGGGTAAGCATAACTTTAAGAAAGACCCTGTATGGAATATTTATGGTAGCTGTCTCGGTTCGGTGGAGCAGCTTGATATACTAGGTGTCAGTTACAACAAACTTGGTAGTAGTACGGACCATGTGAACAATAGAACTAAAAAATGCCGTGGAGCTTTCTATGGCCAGAATGACAAAGGTTTGTGTTACCCCGGTCTGTGTACCGCAGCGAAGGTTTACCTATGGAAGTCTTTATGTATGCCCTGCCTTATGTTTGGCTGTGAAACCatgtatatttcaaaaacagaccTACGCAGATTAGAAACACCTTCTTGTTACGGGCCCTTGGAGTGCCAAAAGTTAAAGA
Protein-coding regions in this window:
- the LOC135491085 gene encoding uncharacterized protein LOC135491085, producing MAEGKDNGKKRKPNFSETEKLRLIEAYEHEKVVLSAKFSTNVTSRKKHEAWQRIAGALNSRNTLVHRTVAEIQKKWQHLTSAAMKDEYRKHRKESQKTGGGPPPNEPSIISKKIYSLLGEDDPSLYGIEGGIDSMNPSTEMGKVPIPEKGSCSRSTTPTSPAPDTADLGTAIESPDDEIPGPSYKSAQCSHVSENNRKRKRVADGDADLLVLQKELLVLEKERATLEIEKLKLEKQKLVLEIEILNRKKNGHGSEHETDQSENVGRMATWPTYPPPRYMNM